The following are encoded together in the Populus trichocarpa isolate Nisqually-1 chromosome 5, P.trichocarpa_v4.1, whole genome shotgun sequence genome:
- the LOC7479141 gene encoding SAL1 phosphatase has translation MSINFVSIIAKPKITITTNPFLVSSPLLFFSNKTKTKPSILTAFSSMSYDKELAAAKKAASLAARLCQKVQKAILQSDVQSKSDKSPVTVADYGSQALVSYVLQRELPSELFSLVAEEDSEDLRKDGAQETQERITKLVNDILASDGSYSDSILSTDDVVKAIDCGKSEGGSRGRHWVLDPIDGTKGFLRGDQYAIALALLDEGTVVLGVLACPNLPITSIAGGGSHHSLPGEVGCLFFSVAGGGTYMHSLDSSSAVKVQVSSIDNPEEASFFESYEAAHSMHDLSSSIAKKLGVKAPPVRIDSQAKYGALSRGDGVIYLRFPHKGYREKIWDHAAGYIVVAEAGGVVTDAAGNPLDFSKGRYLDLDTGIIVTNQKLMPSLLKAVRESIEEKISSL, from the exons ATGTCCATAAATTTTGTAAGCATTATTGCAAAACCCAAAATCACAATCACAACAAACCCTTTTCTTgtttcctctcctctcctctttttCTCTAACAAAACCAAAACGAAACCCTCTATTCTAACAGCATTTTCTTCGATGTCTTACGATAAAGAACTTGCTGCTGCCAAGAAAGCTGCCTCTCTCGCTGCCCGACTCTGCCAG AAGGTGCAAAAAGCTATTTTGCAATCGGATGTCCAATCAAAATCAGATAAAAGTCCCGTCACAGTTGCTGATTATG GCTCTCAAGCACTAGTTAGTTATGTTCTGCAGAGGGAGCTTCCTTCTGAACTATTTTCATTAGTGGCTGAGGAG GATTCGGAAGATCTCCGCAAGGATGGTGCCCAGGAAACTCAAGAGCGCATTACAAAACTTGTTAATGATATTCTAGCTAGTGATGGATCATATAGTGATTCTATTTTATCCACGGATGATGTTGTCAAGGCCATTGACTGTGGCAAATCTGAAGGTGGTTCACGAGGCAGACACTGGGTTCTGGATCCTATAGATGGTACTAAAGG GTTCTTAAGAGGAGATCAATATGCAATAGCTTTAGCATTGCTAGATGAAGGGACAGTAGTGTTGGGTGTCTTGGCTTGTCCCAATCTTCCAATAACTTCCATTGCTGGTGGTGGCTCTCACCATTCTTTGCCTGGTGAAGTTGGTTGCCTTTTCTTCTCTGTAGCTGGTGGTGGTACTTACATGCATTCACTGGATAGCTCTTCAGCAGTGAAG GTGCAAGTCAGCTCTATTGACAATCCTGAAGAAGCTTCATTCTTTGAATCATATGAAGCAGCACACTCCATGCATGATCTATCCAGTTCTATTGCCAAA AAACTTGGTGTCAAAGCACCACCAGTTAGAATTGATAGCCAAGCAAAGTATGGCGCTCTGTCCAGAGGAGATGGGGTCATTTATCTGCGATTCCCACATAAAGGTTACCGTGAAAAAATATGGGATCATGCTGCTGGATACATAGTGGTCGCAG AAGCTGGGGGGGTGGTCACTGATGCTGCAGGGAACCCCTTAGATTTTTCAAAAGGAAGATACCTGGATCTTGACACTGGCATCATTGTTACTAATCAGAAGTTGATGCCATCACTTTTAAAGGCTGTTAGAGAATCCATTGAGGAGAAAATTTCATCGTTGTGA
- the LOC7466848 gene encoding 2-oxoisovalerate dehydrogenase subunit alpha 2, mitochondrial gives MAVCVRQSRNNVINHVKSKMGLLGLTNLSSSLNNDHSTLSTASLAKDLRNQSSVFENKPTLYRTRRFESTKPHQRSGVHSNGAYSQFLDFPGGQVAFTPEMRFLSESPKERIPCYRVLDDDGQLIQGSIDVGKEIAVKMYSDMATLQIMDTIFYEAQRQGRISFYLTTIGEEAINIASAAALTIDDFVVPQYREPGVLLWRGFTLQQFANQCFSNKDDDCRGRQMPIHYGSKKLNYFTVASTIASQLPHAVGVAYSLKMDGKDACAVTYFGDGGSSEGDFHAALNFAAVTEAPVLFICRNNGWAISTPTSDQFRSDGIVVRGEAYGVRSIRVDGNDTLALYSTVRAAREMAIREQRPILVEALTYRVGHHSTSDDSTKYRPVDEIELWRSARDPIARFRKWIESNGWWSGEAESELRSNVRKQLLDAIQVAERTEKPPLVDIFTDVYDVPPSNLSEQEKWLRETIKIHPQDYPSDFTL, from the exons ATGGCAGTGTGTGTGAGACAATCAAGAAACAATGTCATCAACCATGTCAAATCAAAGATGGGTTTGTTGGGTCTCACTAACTTGAGTTCTTCTTTGAACAATGATCACAGTACACTATCTACAGCTTCACTTGCTAAAGATTTGAGGAATCAAAGTTCGGTTTTTGAAAACAAACCGACCCTTTATAGGACTCGGCGTTTTGAGTCCACTAAACCTCATCAAAGGTCTGGGGTGCACAGTAATGGGGCCTACAGTCAG TTTTTGGATTTCCCAGGGGGACAGGTTGCATTCACCCCTGAAATGAGATTTTTATCTGAATCTCCCAAGGAGCGGATTCCCTGCTACCGTGTTCTTGATGATGATGGTCAGCTGATACAGGGCAGCATCGATGTTGG TAAGGAAATTGCTGTAAAGATGTACAGTGACATGGCTACTCTTCAAATCATGGACACTATCTTCTATGAAGCCCAGAGGCAAGGAAGAATTTCATTCTATCTGACTACAATTGGAGAAGAGGCCATTAATATTGCATCAGCAGCAGCTCTTACCATTGATGATTTTGTTGTCCCACAG TACAGGGAACCTGGAGTCCTATTATGGCGTGGTTTTACCCTTCAACAATTTGCAAATCAGTGTTTCAGTAACAAAGATGATGATTGCAGAGGCAGGCAGATGCCTATCCATTATGGATCAAAAAAGCTTAATTACTTTACAGTAGCATCGACAATTGC TTCACAACTTCCGCATGCAGTCGGTGTTGCATATTCTCTTAAAATGGATGGAAAAGATGCATGTGCGGTGACTTATTTTGGTGATGGTGGCTCAAGTGAG GGAGATTTTCATGCCGCTTTAAATTTTGCGGCAGTCACGGAGGCCCCAGTTTTATTTATCTGTCGGAACAATGGATGGGCTATTAGTACTCCTACTTCAGACCAGTTCCGAA GTGATGGTATTGTTGTCAGAGGGGAGGCTTATGGAGTGCGAAGTATACGTGTAGATGGTAATGATACTCTTGCCTTATATAGTACAGTTCGTGCTGCTCGTGAAATGGCTATACGTGAACAAAGACCAATCTTAGTTGAG GCTCTGACATATCGAGTGGGACACCACTCCACATCAGATGATTCCACCAAGTATCGCCCagttgatgaaattgagttgtgGAGATCAGCAAGAGACCCTATTGCTAGATTCCGAAAATGGATAGAAAGCAATGGTTGGTGGAGTGGTGAAGCTGAGTCAGAGCTTCGAAGCAATGTGAGGAAGCAG CTATTAGATGCAATTCAAGTAGCAGAGAGAACAGAGAAACCTCCACTTGTGGACATTTTCACGGATGTGTATGATGTTCCCCCGTCCAACCTCAGCGAGCAAGAGAAATGGCTTAGAGAGACCATCAAGATACACCCACAAGATTACCCATCAGACTTTACTCTGTAA
- the LOC18099033 gene encoding U-box domain-containing protein 25 isoform X2, giving the protein MVPNHTLRHLIDQWLQMGTQFDPVLCTIDCLASLKKNLESDEATLEYKCQTLQKIQALTEESQSGNSCLLQLGFLPLLLELLFGKTESKLSQECVKFAEQALSWVLRLLSLGEYEYLNMLNEESKLESFQVLFDQGTGKIKRSLCQVIEAISSSLETRELCAKLGKNRKLLKGLILLVHQTYEASDAGIKAISALCCLESNRQNLVQEGVINRLLTYIFDAERHERNLAPKALSTIELLLELESAKAALINNPNGIKALIKMVFRFSEHEGSESAVRSLTIICTDSLQAREEAIGAGVLTQLLLLLQSQCSARTKTKARMLLKLLRSRWD; this is encoded by the coding sequence ATGGTTCCTAATCACACTCTTCGCCATTTGATTGATCAGTGGCTGCAAATGGGCACTCAGTTTGATCCTGTTTTGTGTACAATTGATTGCTTAGCCTCGTTGAAGAAAAATCTTGAATCAGATGAAGCTACCTTGGAGTACAAGTGTCAAACACTCCAAAAAATCCAAGCTCTAACAGAGGAATCACAATCTGGAAATTCTTGTTTGCTTCAATTAGGCTTCTTGCCTTTATTATTGGAACTACTTTTTGGAAAAACAGAATCCAAACTGTCTCAAGAATGTGTTAAGTTTGCAGAACAAGCTCTTTCTTGGGTCCTAAGATTGCTGTCACTCGGCGAGTACGAGTATTTAAATATGCTAAACGAAGAGTCTAAATTGGAGTCCTTTCAGGTTTTGTTTGATCAAGGAACTGGCAAGATCAAGAGGAGTTTGTGCCAAGTAATAGAGGCAATATCATCATCCTTGGAGACAAGAGAACTCTGTGCTAAGCTTGGCAAAAACCGCAAACTCTTGAAAGGGCTGATTCTTCTTGTTCACCAAACATATGAGGCATCTGACGCCGGAATAAAAGCTATATCTGCACTATGCTGCTTGGAATCAAATAGACAGAATTTGGTTCAAGAAGGTGTGATAAATAGACTCTTGACCTACATTTTCGATGCCGAAAGACATGAAAGAAATTTGGCACCTAAAGCATTGTCAACAATCGAGCTTCTTCTAGAACTAGAGAGTGCAAAAGCGGCTTTGATCAATAATCCTAATGGTATTAAAGCTCTCATTAAGATGGTCTTTAGGTTTTCAGAGCACGAAGGCAGCGAAAGCGCTGTTCGATCATTGACGATTATATGCACAGATTCTTTACAGGCACGAGAAGAAGCAATTGGTGCAGGAGTTTTAACTCAATTACTTCTGCTTTTGCAGAGCCAGTGTAGTGCTAGGACTAAAACAAAAGCAAGAATGTTACTCAAGCTGCTTAGGTCCAGGTGGGATTAG
- the LOC7479142 gene encoding NAC domain-containing protein 104 — protein MGDHGCSGNLPPGFIFSPSDEELILHFLDRKASLLPCHPDIIPDLGLYPQDPWQLEGRALWSENQWYYFSRVMENQATGNGFWKPLDIEEPIFSSSTGKKVGLKKYLVYCIGPEGVETNWMMQEYHLCSSKSSGKSYKRKQKLDCSKWILCRVYQREGSCSKSSNHSDDDDGTELSCLDEMFLSMDDLDDISFPN, from the exons ATGGGCGATCATGGCTGCAGCGGCAACCTTCCTCCTGGATTTATTTTCAGCCCATCTGATGAAGAGCTCATCCTTCACTTTCTCGATCGCAAGGCCTCTCTCTTACCTTGCCACCCTGACATCATTCCCGATCTTGGTCTTTATCCTCAGGATCCTTGGCAGCTTGaag GCAGGGCTCTGTGGAGTGAAAACCAGTGGTACTACTTTAGTCGAGTGATGGAGAACCAAGCAACAGGAAATGGGTTTTGGAAGCCATTAGATATTGAAGAACCTATATTTAGTTCGAGTACTGGTAAGAAGGTTGGATTAAAGAAATACCTTGTGTACTGCATTGGTCCCGAAGGTGTAGAAACAAATTGGATGATGCAGGAATATCATCTTTGCAGTAGTAAGTCGAGCGGCAAATCCTACAAGAGAAAGCAAAAATTA GATTGCAGTAAATGGATCCTATGTCGAGTTTATCAGAGGGAAGGAAGCTGTTCCAAGAGTTCAAACcacagtgatgatgatgatggaacCGAGCTTTCATGCCTAGATGAGATGTTCTTATCAATGGATGATCTTGATGATATAAGTTTTCCAAATTAG
- the LOC18099033 gene encoding U-box domain-containing protein 25 isoform X1, protein MEEAEMTIPHLFMCPISLELIKDPVTLCTGQTYDRSSIEKWLAAGNLTCPVTMQKLQDPSMVPNHTLRHLIDQWLQMGTQFDPVLCTIDCLASLKKNLESDEATLEYKCQTLQKIQALTEESQSGNSCLLQLGFLPLLLELLFGKTESKLSQECVKFAEQALSWVLRLLSLGEYEYLNMLNEESKLESFQVLFDQGTGKIKRSLCQVIEAISSSLETRELCAKLGKNRKLLKGLILLVHQTYEASDAGIKAISALCCLESNRQNLVQEGVINRLLTYIFDAERHERNLAPKALSTIELLLELESAKAALINNPNGIKALIKMVFRFSEHEGSESAVRSLTIICTDSLQAREEAIGAGVLTQLLLLLQSQCSARTKTKARMLLKLLRSRWD, encoded by the coding sequence ATGGAAGAAGCAGAAATGACTATACCCCACTTGTTCATGTGTCCAATTAGTCTAGAATTGATCAAAGATCCAGTAACTCTATGTACAGGCCAAACTTATGACAGATCTAGCATAGAAAAATGGCTTGCTGCTGGTAATCTTACATGCCCTGTCACAATGCAGAAACTTCAGGATCCATCCATGGTTCCTAATCACACTCTTCGCCATTTGATTGATCAGTGGCTGCAAATGGGCACTCAGTTTGATCCTGTTTTGTGTACAATTGATTGCTTAGCCTCGTTGAAGAAAAATCTTGAATCAGATGAAGCTACCTTGGAGTACAAGTGTCAAACACTCCAAAAAATCCAAGCTCTAACAGAGGAATCACAATCTGGAAATTCTTGTTTGCTTCAATTAGGCTTCTTGCCTTTATTATTGGAACTACTTTTTGGAAAAACAGAATCCAAACTGTCTCAAGAATGTGTTAAGTTTGCAGAACAAGCTCTTTCTTGGGTCCTAAGATTGCTGTCACTCGGCGAGTACGAGTATTTAAATATGCTAAACGAAGAGTCTAAATTGGAGTCCTTTCAGGTTTTGTTTGATCAAGGAACTGGCAAGATCAAGAGGAGTTTGTGCCAAGTAATAGAGGCAATATCATCATCCTTGGAGACAAGAGAACTCTGTGCTAAGCTTGGCAAAAACCGCAAACTCTTGAAAGGGCTGATTCTTCTTGTTCACCAAACATATGAGGCATCTGACGCCGGAATAAAAGCTATATCTGCACTATGCTGCTTGGAATCAAATAGACAGAATTTGGTTCAAGAAGGTGTGATAAATAGACTCTTGACCTACATTTTCGATGCCGAAAGACATGAAAGAAATTTGGCACCTAAAGCATTGTCAACAATCGAGCTTCTTCTAGAACTAGAGAGTGCAAAAGCGGCTTTGATCAATAATCCTAATGGTATTAAAGCTCTCATTAAGATGGTCTTTAGGTTTTCAGAGCACGAAGGCAGCGAAAGCGCTGTTCGATCATTGACGATTATATGCACAGATTCTTTACAGGCACGAGAAGAAGCAATTGGTGCAGGAGTTTTAACTCAATTACTTCTGCTTTTGCAGAGCCAGTGTAGTGCTAGGACTAAAACAAAAGCAAGAATGTTACTCAAGCTGCTTAGGTCCAGGTGGGATTAG
- the LOC112327491 gene encoding nuclear intron maturase 4, mitochondrial, which translates to MWFVWLPRICKGSLPRSRILQNMNLVRVKLFGFSYMGRPLERSKACADYSTLADVNDNIDKGTGKMTLAKDLAFVVDESSKADERKAKSRMELKRSLELRIKKRVKEQYFNGKFKDLMTKVIANQETLHDAYNCIRINANVDIALDNDNISFESMEKELSGGCFDVGGNTFSIATKGARNEILVLPKLKLKVVQEAIRIVLEVVYRPYFSKISHGCRSGRGHHSALKYITKDISNPDWWFTLIISRKLDTCILNKLFSIMGEKIQDPCLFDMIQGMFDAQVLNMEFGGYLKGHGLPQEGVLSPILMNIYLDVFDHELHRLSMKYEALNPDVHFGGEQLHSKLRSWFRRQLKGNDIKNSSKEGSRIHSCRFMDELFFAVSGSKDVAIDFKSDVVNYLHNCLHLDVDSEAEILPSAGPQAICFLGTLIRRTVKESPAIRAAHKLKEKVKLFASQKQEAWDVGTVRIGKKWLAHGLRKVKESEIKHLADRSSLLNQISCFRKAGMETDHWYKFLLKVWMKDIKTKAAESEEFVLSKYVAEPAVPQELRESFYEFQKHAEEYVKSETAMTLALLPRSSSSSETITEIIAPVNAIKKRLLRYGLTSSQGHSRAIIQLILQDNIQIIDWFSGIVCRWLRWFSDYQNFAELELIIRNQVRKSCIRTLAAKYRVHESAIEKRFDLELSRIPSTQEEEQEMENEKPHSLAFDNDEALMYGISYSGLCLLSLTRMVSQSRPCGCFVMGCPAAAPSVYTIHVMERQKFPGWKTGFSTCIHPSLNKRRIGLCKQHLTDLYVGQISLQSIDFSSWK; encoded by the exons ATGTGGTTTGTTTGGTTGCCAAGAATTTGCAAAGGAAGCTTGCCCAGAAGCAGAATATTGCAAAACATGAATCTTGTTAGGGTCAAGTTATTTGGCTTTTCTTATATGG GAAGACCTTTAGAAAGATCCAAAGCTTGTGCAGACTATTCTACTCTTGCAGACGTTAATGATAACATTGATAAGGGTACTGGAAAAATGACATTAGCGAAGGACTTAGCTTTTGTTGTTGACGAATCCTCCAAAGCTGATGAGAGAAAAGCGAAGAGTCGAATGGAGCTTAAGAGGTCTCTTGAACTTCGTATAAAAAAGAGGGTGAAGGAGCaatattttaatggaaaatttaaagatttaatgACAAAAGTGATTGCAAATCAAGAAACCCTTCATGATGCTTATAATTGTATTCGGATCAATGCGAATGTCGATATAGCATTAGATAATGATAACATATCTTTTGAATCCATGGAAAAAGAGCTCTCCGGTGGATGTTTTGATGTTGGTGGAAATACTTTCTCTATTGCAACAAAGGGTGCAAGAAATGAAATCCTTGTCCTTCCAAAGTTAAAGTTGAAAGTTGTTCAAGAGGCTATTAGAATAGTTTTGGAAGTTGTTTATAGGCCCTACTTTTCCAAAATATCCCATGGTTGTCGAAGTGGACGAGGTCATCATTCAGCATTAAAATACATCACCAAAGATATCTCTAACCCTGACTGGTGGTTTACATTGATCATAAGCAGAAAGCTGGATACCTGCATCCTTAATAAACTTTTCTCCATAATGGGGGAAAAAATACAAGACCCCTGCTTATTTGATATGATCCAAGGCATGTTTGATGCCCAGGTACTCAATATGGAATTTGGGGGTTACCTAAAAGGCCATGGTCTTCCGCAAGAGGGAGTGTTGTCTCCTATATTAATGAACATATACCTTGATGTTTTTGACCATGAATTGCACAGACTTTCAATGAAATATGAAGCTTTGAATCCAGATGTCCATTTTGGTGGAGAGCAGCTCCACTCCAAGTTGCGCAGCTGGTTTAGGAGGCAGCTGAAAGgaaatgatattaaaaacagCAGTAAGGAGGGTTCAAGAATTCATTCTTGTCGCTTCATGGATGAGTTATTTTTTGCAGTTTCTGGATCCAAAGATGTTGCAATTGATTTCAAGTCTGATGTTGTAAATTACTTGCACAATTGCTTGCACTTGGATGTTGATAGTGAAGCAGAAATATTACCTAGTGCTGGACCTCAAGCAATTTGCTTTTTGGGCACTTTGATTAGAAGAACTGTGAAAGAAAGTCCAGCTATAAGGGCTGCCCACAAGTTAAAAGAGAAAGTCAAGTTGTTTGCTTCGCAGAAACAAGAGGCTTGGGATGTTGGGACAGTTAGGATTGGGAAGAAATGGTTAGCTCATGGTTTGAGAAAGGTTAAGGAGTCAGAGATCAAACATTTAGCCGATAGAAGCTCTCTTTTGAACCAAATTTCCTGTTTCCGCAAAGCTGGAATGGAAACTGATCATTGGTACAAGTTCCTACTTAAAGTATGGATGAAAGACATTAAAACCAAAGCAGCAGAGAGTGAGGAATTTGTTTTGTCCAAGTATGTTGCTGAACCGGCTGTTCCACAAGAACTCAGAGAATCCTTTTATGAATTTCAGAAGCATGCAGAGGAATATGTTAAATCTGAGACTGCAATGACTCTTGCTCTTTTGCCACGCTCTAGCTCCTCCTCTGAAACCATTACGGAGATCATTGCTCCTGTTAATGCCATTAAGAAGCGTTTGTTACGATATGGATTGACCTCTTCCCAAGGTCACTCCCGTGCCATTATTCAACTAATTTTACAAGACAACATCCAGATCATTGATTGGTTTTCGGGTATTGTTTGTCGTTGGCTTAGGTGGTTTAGTGATTACCAGAACTTCGCTGAGTTAGAGCTCATAATCAGGAATCAAGTTAGGAAATCTTGCATTCGGACTTTAGCAGCAAAGTACCGAGTTCATGAAAGTGCAATAGAGAAACGTTTTGATTTAGAACTGAGCAGGATCCCTTCCACCCAAGAGGAAGAGCAAGAGATGGAAAATGAGAAGCCTCACTCTCTAGCTTTTGATAATGATGAGGCGCTGATGTATGGAATTTCTTATAGCGGCTTATGTTTACTGTCATTAACTAGAATGGTGAGTCAGTCGCGGCCTTGCGGTTGTTTTGTTATGGGGTGTCCAGCTGCAGCACCAAGTGTTTATACTATTCATGTGATGGAAAGACAGAAGTTCCCTGGATGGAAGACAGGATTTTCAACTTGTATTCATCCCAGCTTGAATAAAAGGCGAATTGGATTGTGTAAACAGCATCTAACGGATTTATATGTGGGTCAAATATCCCTTCAATCCATTGATTTTAGTTCATGGAAATGA